TTTGTAGCATTGGGGGTTGAGCATTAATTGTTCAACCCCTATAACTACTGAAATTACTCCTGAACATGAGCTTTAGATTTGGGAAACCAGTTTTCATCATAGGGGTCTAAATATAATTAAACCCCTAAAATTTTGTTACCTATTCCCTGGTTACGCTTCAATAACCACCCGGAGATTACCCCGTTTCTTCACTACCCGACAAGCAGTAGTACTACCAGAGCGCTCGAACTCCAAATCCAGTATAGTAGGGCCAACTTTCAAATTATGAAATGACAGACGATTAATTGATTCTGGTAAAGTCGGATCAATAATTCGCAAGCAATTATTTTGAGCGTCAGGGACTAAATTAACCACCATTTGCAGCAGTTGAAATATAGTCCCGGTAGCCCAAGCTTGTGGTGTACAAGCCACTGGATACTGTACAGGCGCATGGTCACCATTGCGTTCGTAACCGCAGAAAAGTTCTGGCGGACGTTGATATGGTTGCTGACTAGTCATATCAAACAAACCTTGGAACACTTCTAAAGCTTGATCGATGAGACCGAGCGATCGCAATCCCATTGCAATGAGAGAATTATCGTGAGGCCAAACTGAACCAATGTGATAACCCATTGGATTATACGCTGGTGACAAACTGCTCAAAGTCCGAATCCCCCAGCCATTAAACATATCTGGCGCTCGTAATCGTTCCGCCACACTGTAGGCTTTTTCCGGTGTAAAAATCCCTAAATTCAAACAGTGACCAGGATTAGATGTAATACTTGCGACTTGCTTCCCGTCTCCATCCAAAGCTAAGGCGCAGAAATCTTGGTCTTTGATCCAAAAATCTTGATTAAAACGCACCTTGAGGTGTCTAGCCTCATCGAGCCACCGTTCTGCTAAGTCTAGGCGCTTCTTCATCTTAGCTATTTCTGCTAGGTTAATTTTAGCTGCGTAAACGTAAGCTTGCACTTCACTCAAAGCAATGGGGCCATTGGCTAACTCACCCTTATTGTCTACGATACAGTCGCCAGAATCTTTCCATCCTTGATTAGCCAGACCCCGTTTTGATTTACGGTAGTAAGTCAAATAGCTACTTTGTTTAAGATGACGATCAATCCATTCCATCGCTGCTAGAGCATTCGGCCACAGTTTCTCTAGAGTTTCTTGATCGTGAGTCCAAGCGTAGTATTCAGCATACAACATCAACCACAGGGGAGTAGCATCAACTGTGCCGTAGTAGGGTGTATGGGGAATTTCTTGACAACGCGCCATTTCCCCAAATCGTAACTCATGTAAAATTTTCCCTGGTTCTTCTTCACGCCAGTCATCCACAGTTTTACCTTGGTATGACGCTAGAATCATCAGGGTTTCTTTGGCAATTTCGGGATTTAGCATCAGGGTTTGGGACGCTGTAATTAAAGAATCTCTGCCAAATAACGCTGAAAACCAAGGA
This portion of the Nodularia sp. LEGE 06071 genome encodes:
- a CDS encoding amylo-alpha-1,6-glucosidase, whose translation is MTPDTLTTPEKISLDGKTFTPAAQLPIPEWPCVVSERPQPTLTVKDDDLFLVTDTMGNISGCSLQDGNPNVGLFCSDTRFLNRLELQIAGRSPILLSSTAEKGFSISVLCTNPNIDEHLKAETVGVRREIVLNGALFEEIEISNYSTTNVSFELSISFDADFVDLFEVRGVEREQRGKILRLVESTSEEKAAFAGHGVASVHPPREKSLTLAYQGLDGLLMESRIQFQYRQPDDFQGYTAIWRLDLASHETQKLGYRINMLTNNQPSSTVSAAFTLVQAKAAELMEEQEWIQQITQIRSDKSIFNRVIERAEQDMYLLRQSFGKYKTVSAGVPWFSALFGRDSLITASQTLMLNPEIAKETLMILASYQGKTVDDWREEEPGKILHELRFGEMARCQEIPHTPYYGTVDATPLWLMLYAEYYAWTHDQETLEKLWPNALAAMEWIDRHLKQSSYLTYYRKSKRGLANQGWKDSGDCIVDNKGELANGPIALSEVQAYVYAAKINLAEIAKMKKRLDLAERWLDEARHLKVRFNQDFWIKDQDFCALALDGDGKQVASITSNPGHCLNLGIFTPEKAYSVAERLRAPDMFNGWGIRTLSSLSPAYNPMGYHIGSVWPHDNSLIAMGLRSLGLIDQALEVFQGLFDMTSQQPYQRPPELFCGYERNGDHAPVQYPVACTPQAWATGTIFQLLQMVVNLVPDAQNNCLRIIDPTLPESINRLSFHNLKVGPTILDLEFERSGSTTACRVVKKRGNLRVVIEA